One genomic region from Thermodesulfobacteriota bacterium encodes:
- a CDS encoding type II secretion system protein — MRMGTRGFKKEGRPGGARALPIAGGGFTLLELIVAMLILSLVALLAVQGLRLGHRAWEKGEAKASHHHRVRIALDTVFRQISSAYPLSVKDSEGKDSLLFKVEGEELRFVTTRPVGRGQGGGGGGLFFVVYALKEDIDSGELSLVAYQRPVYMIEDFKEFDVYSFTEEERAEEREITLIAGVTGVEWRYSWKEGEEGEGPFEEGFDDEKNSLPREVTLSVGHREGGRDYFTEVTVPVMMGLKAPFQSVKTGES, encoded by the coding sequence ATGAGGATGGGCACCCGGGGCTTTAAAAAAGAGGGACGGCCGGGGGGCGCGCGCGCGTTACCAATCGCCGGCGGGGGCTTTACCCTGCTGGAGCTTATCGTCGCCATGCTCATACTGAGCCTGGTGGCGCTGCTGGCAGTTCAGGGGCTGCGCCTCGGCCACAGGGCATGGGAGAAGGGGGAGGCGAAGGCGTCGCACCACCACAGGGTGCGGATAGCGCTGGATACCGTCTTCAGGCAGATCTCTTCGGCCTACCCCTTGTCGGTAAAGGACAGCGAGGGCAAGGACTCGCTTCTCTTCAAGGTGGAGGGCGAAGAGCTGCGGTTCGTAACGACCCGGCCCGTGGGACGCGGTCAGGGGGGGGGAGGGGGGGGGCTCTTCTTCGTCGTATACGCCCTCAAGGAAGATATAGACTCGGGCGAGTTATCTCTGGTCGCCTACCAGCGGCCCGTTTATATGATAGAGGACTTTAAGGAGTTCGACGTCTACAGCTTTACCGAGGAGGAGCGGGCCGAGGAGCGGGAGATAACGCTTATCGCCGGTGTCACCGGCGTGGAGTGGCGCTATTCGTGGAAAGAAGGAGAGGAAGGGGAGGGGCCATTTGAGGAGGGTTTCGATGACGAGAAGAACTCCCTTCCGAGGGAGGTCACGCTCTCCGTGGGGCACAGGGAGGGGGGCCGCGACTACTTTACCGAGGTCACGGTGCCCGTCATGATGGGGCTTAAGGCTCCGTTCCAGTCCGTAAAGACCGGGGAGAGTTAA